A part of Toxotes jaculatrix isolate fToxJac2 chromosome 24, fToxJac2.pri, whole genome shotgun sequence genomic DNA contains:
- the gemin8 gene encoding gem-associated protein 8 — translation MGDISTLMSWFSSPVYSRYWQHYQQAMAWHQRHRRAYRKALEAAYGPGCYQEQDPSGHQRYADWHVGESNSNNLDEESSSDSEIECDVSNMEISEELRQYFAQTERHREELKKQQQQMEAEQQDSYVPADQDLHSVSWRSTVAPPSDRPGERRGAEMKKLYGKDAAKILAMEAAMQLTFDRNCDLKQPKYWPVIPLKL, via the exons ATG GGGGACATAAGCACTCTGATGTCCTGGTTTTCCAGCCCGGTGTACAGCCGCTACTGGCAGCACTACCAGCAGGCTATGGCCTGGCACCAGAGACACAGGCGTGCCTACCGAAAGGCCCTGGAGGCTGCCTACGGCCCCGGCTGCTACCAGGAGCAGGATCCCAGCGGCCACCAGCGCTATGCAGACTGGCATGTCGGAgagagcaacagcaacaacctGGACGAGGAGAGCAGCTCGGATAGCGAGATCGAGTGTGATGTCAGCAACATGGAGATCAGCGAGGAGCTGCGGCAGTACTTTGCCCAGacggagagacacagagaggagctga agaagcagcagcagcagatggaggctgagcagcaggacagCTACGTGCCCGCCGACCAGGACCTGCACAGCGTCTCCTGGCGAAGCACCGTGGCTCCTCCCTCCGACCGGCCTGGTGAGAGACGCGGGGCAGAGATGAAGAAGTTGTATGGCAAGGATGCGGCCAAGATCCTGGCCATGGAGGCAGCAATGCAGCTCACATTTGACAGAAACTGTGATCTCAAGCAGCCCAAGTACTGGCCTGTTATCCCACTGAAACTATAG